From a single Fusobacterium ulcerans ATCC 49185 genomic region:
- the mnmG gene encoding tRNA uridine-5-carboxymethylaminomethyl(34) synthesis enzyme MnmG, producing the protein MGMKQYEVIVVGGGHGGVEASLAAARLGKKTAMFTLYLDTIAMMSCNPSIGGPGKSNLVAEMDILGGEMGRHTDKFNLQLKHLNESKGPAARITRGQADKYLYRTEMRKILEHTDNLEIIQDCVDEIIVEDGKIKGIITRLGIKYYAECVVLATGTFLKGKIVIGDVAYSAGRQGENSAEKLSDSLREHGINIERYQTATPPRLDKRSIDFSKMKELKGEEHPRYFSIFTNKDRNSVVPTWLTYTTEKTIEVAKEMLQYSPIVSGIIKTHGPRHCPSLDRKVINFPDKSNHQIFLELESAESEEVYVNGLTTAMPPFAQEAMMRTIAGLENARIMRYGYAVEYDYAPAAQLYPSLECKKVEGLYFAGQINGTSGYEEAACQGFIAGVNAARKVDGKEPVIIDRSEGYIGVLIDDIIHKKTPEPYRVLPSRSEYRLTLRFDNAFMRLFTKAKEIGILSSEKLDYLENSIKIVNDEIARLKEISVPMVQANVLLEKLGSDQKLTKGVKIGDLLKIKEVTYDSLKDITEINDYPGFIKNQIETIIKYEIFIQRENEQIEKFKRLEEVKIPVDFDFSEVKGISNIARCGLEEIKPLSIGEASRISGVTGNDIALLVGYLK; encoded by the coding sequence ATGGGAATGAAACAATATGAAGTGATAGTAGTAGGAGGAGGGCATGGTGGAGTAGAAGCAAGTCTGGCAGCAGCAAGACTTGGAAAGAAAACAGCTATGTTTACTCTATATCTTGATACTATTGCTATGATGTCATGCAACCCTTCAATAGGAGGACCAGGAAAAAGCAATCTTGTTGCTGAAATGGATATACTTGGTGGAGAGATGGGAAGACACACTGATAAATTTAATCTCCAGTTGAAGCATCTGAATGAAAGCAAAGGACCAGCTGCAAGAATAACAAGAGGACAGGCTGATAAATATCTCTATAGAACAGAGATGAGAAAAATTCTTGAACATACAGATAATCTTGAAATAATTCAGGATTGTGTAGATGAAATTATAGTTGAAGATGGAAAAATAAAAGGAATAATAACAAGACTTGGAATAAAATATTATGCTGAATGTGTAGTTCTGGCTACTGGTACATTTTTAAAGGGAAAAATAGTAATAGGGGATGTGGCTTATTCTGCTGGAAGACAGGGAGAAAACTCAGCTGAAAAACTTTCTGATAGTTTAAGAGAGCATGGAATAAATATTGAAAGATATCAGACTGCTACACCTCCAAGGCTTGATAAAAGAAGCATAGATTTTAGTAAAATGAAGGAATTAAAAGGGGAGGAACACCCAAGGTATTTCTCTATATTTACTAATAAAGATAGAAATAGTGTAGTTCCTACATGGTTAACTTATACTACAGAAAAAACAATAGAAGTAGCAAAAGAAATGCTGCAGTATTCACCAATAGTAAGCGGAATAATAAAAACTCATGGACCTAGACACTGTCCATCACTAGATAGAAAAGTAATAAACTTTCCAGATAAATCTAATCATCAGATATTTTTGGAACTGGAATCAGCAGAATCAGAGGAAGTATATGTAAATGGACTTACTACTGCAATGCCTCCATTTGCTCAGGAAGCTATGATGAGAACTATAGCAGGACTGGAAAATGCAAGGATAATGAGATATGGTTATGCAGTAGAGTATGATTATGCTCCTGCAGCTCAGCTTTATCCAAGTCTGGAGTGCAAAAAAGTAGAGGGGCTTTACTTTGCAGGTCAGATAAATGGAACATCTGGTTATGAAGAGGCTGCATGTCAGGGATTTATAGCTGGAGTAAATGCTGCCAGAAAGGTAGATGGAAAGGAACCAGTTATTATTGACAGAAGTGAAGGATATATAGGTGTACTTATAGATGATATAATTCACAAGAAGACACCAGAGCCTTATAGAGTCCTTCCATCAAGATCTGAATATAGATTAACTCTTAGGTTTGATAATGCTTTTATGAGGCTTTTTACAAAGGCTAAGGAGATAGGAATTCTATCTTCTGAAAAACTTGATTACCTAGAAAATTCTATAAAAATAGTAAATGATGAAATAGCAAGATTAAAAGAGATAAGTGTACCAATGGTACAGGCTAATGTACTTCTTGAAAAACTTGGATCAGATCAGAAACTTACTAAAGGTGTCAAAATAGGAGATCTTTTAAAAATAAAAGAGGTAACTTATGACAGCTTAAAAGATATAACAGAGATAAATGATTATCCTGGATTTATAAAAAATCAGATAGAAACAATAATAAAATATGAGATATTTATTCAAAGGGAAAATGAGCAAATCGAGAAATTTAAAAGACTTGAGGAAGTAAAAATACCTGTTGATTTTGATTTCTCTGAAGTAAAAGGAATATCTAATATAGCTAGATGTGGACTGGAAGAAATAAAACCACTTTCAATAGGAGAGGCTTCTAGAATAAGTGGCGTTACAGGAAATGATATAGCCCTTTTAGTTGGGTATTTAAAATAA
- the mnmE gene encoding tRNA uridine-5-carboxymethylaminomethyl(34) synthesis GTPase MnmE, producing MLFDTIAAISTPRGEGGIGIVRISGNHALEILGKIFKPKSKKNVEDLRNFSINYGHLYDGENLVDEVLVSIMKAPNTYTKEDIVEINCHGGFVITEKVLETVLKNGARISESGEFTRRAFLNGRLDLTQAEAVMDIIHGKTEKSVSLSLDQLRGDLKEQIGHLKKLVLDVAAHINVVLDYPEEGIDDPLPENLVGNLREVMDTTDILIKSYDKGKMIKEGIKTAIVGKPNVGKSSILNSVLKEERAIVTHVAGTTRDVIEEVVNLKGIPLVLVDTAGIRKTDDLVENIGVEKSKQLIESADLILFVVDGSRVLDEEDMRIHEAIKAEKVIGILNKIDIREDIDLSPLTKINKWLEISAIKNQGIDEMEEEIYNHIIEENVEDSSQKVTITNIRHKSALEKTKQSIENIFETIENGLPMDLMAVDIKGALDSLSEVTGEISSEDLLDHIFSNFCVGK from the coding sequence CTTTAGAAATACTTGGGAAAATATTTAAACCAAAATCTAAAAAAAATGTTGAAGATTTGAGAAATTTTAGTATAAATTATGGACATCTTTATGACGGAGAAAATTTAGTAGATGAAGTTCTTGTTTCAATAATGAAGGCTCCAAATACATATACAAAAGAAGATATAGTGGAAATAAACTGTCATGGAGGTTTTGTCATCACTGAAAAAGTACTGGAAACAGTATTGAAAAATGGTGCAAGAATTTCAGAAAGTGGAGAATTCACTAGAAGAGCTTTTTTAAATGGAAGACTGGATCTGACACAGGCAGAAGCAGTAATGGATATAATTCATGGAAAAACAGAAAAATCAGTATCTCTCTCATTGGATCAATTGAGAGGAGATTTAAAAGAGCAGATTGGACATTTGAAAAAACTAGTGCTAGATGTTGCTGCTCACATAAATGTGGTACTTGATTACCCAGAAGAGGGGATAGATGATCCTCTTCCAGAAAACCTTGTAGGTAATTTGAGAGAGGTAATGGATACTACAGATATTCTTATCAAGTCATATGATAAGGGAAAAATGATAAAAGAGGGTATAAAAACTGCAATAGTTGGAAAACCTAATGTTGGTAAATCAAGCATACTCAACTCTGTATTGAAAGAGGAGAGAGCTATAGTAACTCATGTAGCTGGAACTACAAGGGATGTAATAGAAGAAGTGGTGAACCTGAAAGGGATACCTCTTGTATTGGTAGATACTGCTGGTATCAGAAAAACAGATGACCTTGTAGAAAATATCGGAGTAGAAAAATCTAAACAACTTATTGAAAGTGCTGATCTGATACTATTTGTAGTAGATGGTTCAAGAGTCTTAGACGAGGAAGATATGAGAATACATGAAGCTATAAAAGCTGAAAAAGTTATAGGGATACTGAACAAGATAGATATAAGAGAAGATATAGATCTTTCACCTTTGACTAAGATAAATAAATGGCTGGAAATATCAGCTATAAAAAATCAAGGAATAGATGAGATGGAAGAAGAAATATATAACCATATCATTGAAGAAAATGTAGAAGACAGTTCTCAAAAGGTGACAATAACAAATATAAGACATAAGTCTGCCCTGGAAAAAACAAAGCAGTCTATTGAAAATATATTTGAAACTATAGAGAATGGACTTCCTATGGATCTAATGGCAGTTGATATCAAAGGAGCTTTGGATTCATTATCTGAAGTAACAGGAGAGATATCGAGTGAAGATCTGCTGGATCACATATTCAGTAATTTCTGTGTAGGGAAATAA
- a CDS encoding CatB-related O-acetyltransferase — MTIPDVDKIYPRTNDKQIVYLKNVITNSNIQIGDYTIYNDFYNDPTEFQKNNVLYHYPINKDKLIIGKFCSIACGAKFLMNCGNHTLHSLSTYTFPLFGEEWGHKINVRDSWDNKGNIIIGNDVWIGYEAVILSGVTIGDGAIIGTRAVVTKDVPPYTIVGGSPARIIKKRFSDDIIDKLLKMKWWNWPEEKIAESLEYIQAGNLSKLEKV, encoded by the coding sequence ATGACTATTCCAGATGTAGATAAAATATATCCAAGAACAAATGATAAACAGATAGTATATTTAAAAAATGTAATTACAAATTCCAATATTCAAATTGGAGATTACACAATTTATAATGATTTTTACAATGATCCAACTGAGTTTCAAAAAAATAATGTGCTGTATCATTATCCAATAAATAAAGATAAACTTATCATTGGAAAATTTTGTTCCATTGCCTGCGGAGCTAAATTCTTAATGAACTGTGGCAATCATACACTGCATTCTTTATCTACTTATACTTTTCCATTATTTGGTGAAGAATGGGGACATAAAATAAATGTAAGAGATTCATGGGATAACAAAGGAAATATTATAATTGGAAATGATGTATGGATTGGCTATGAAGCTGTGATATTATCAGGGGTAACTATTGGAGATGGGGCTATTATAGGAACAAGAGCAGTTGTAACTAAAGATGTACCACCTTATACAATTGTTGGAGGAAGTCCTGCCAGAATAATAAAAAAACGATTTTCAGATGATATAATAGATAAATTACTTAAAATGAAATGGTGGAACTGGCCAGAAGAGAAAATTGCTGAAAGCTTGGAGTATATACAGGCTGGAAATTTATCTAAATTAGAAAAAGTATAA